The genomic window GACTTTTGCGCCAAGTAATATTAATTTATCTTTTAGCTCATCACGCGTTAAACGATTTAGCGTACCGGTTAAAACTATCGTTTTACCAGTGAATGGACTATCCGTTTTCTTAGCCGGCATTGCTGGCCAGCTAATACCAATTTCGTTCACTAATTGATTAACAACATCCCGGTTATGCTGTTCATGAAAAAAATTAACAATATGCTTCGCCACTATCTCGCCAACATCTTGCACCTTTTTGAGCGACTCTATATCTGCAGCCATAATAGAAGTTAATGTAGTATAATGTGCCGCCAAATTGCTTGCCGTTGCTTCTCCAACCTCCCGAATACCCAACGCATAAATAAAGCGGGCTAATGTGGTTTGTTTGGATTTATCAAGTGCATTAATTAAGTTTTGTGCCGACTTTAGCCCCATACGCTCTAATCTGGCTAAAATATCCAGATTTAGACGGTAAAGATCAGCCGCTGTCGTTACATACTCTTTATCAACCAATTGATCAATAATCTTATCACCCATTCCCTCAATATCCATTGCTCGGCGTGAAACAAAGTGCTTTAAGGCGCCTTTACGTTGTGCCGCACAAATTAAACCGCCAGTACAACGGATCACCGCCTCACCTTCAATTCGCTCAATGGCTGAACCACAAACCGGACAGTGAATAGGAAACCGAATTTCTCGGCTATCAATAGGACGACGATCAGCGAGTACATTAACAATTTGCGGGATCACATCACCCGCTCGGCGAATAACAACGGTATCCCCAATGTGTACGCCTAATCGTTCTATCTCATCAGCATTATGTAATGTTGCATTACTTACAGTAACACCTGCAACCTGAACAGGCTCTAATCGAGCAACTGGCGTAATAGCACCGGTACGCCCCACTTGAAATTCAACATCATGTAATAAAGTGATCTGTTCTTGAGCTGGAAATTTAAATGCCGTCGCCCAACGTGGAGCGCGAGCAACAAAACCGAGCTCTTCTTGCAGTTGCAAGGGATCCACTTTAATAACAACACCATCAATATCAAAACCTAAGCCTAAACGTGCATGCTCAATTTGGTGATAATAGGCTAAAACTTGTTGGCTATTTTGGCAAAGCGCTATCTTATCACTAACGGGTAATCCCCATTTTTTAAACTGCATTAGACATTGATATTGGCTAGCAGGCAATTGACCACCCGCCAGAAGGCCAAAACCATAACAAAAAAAGGCTAATGGTCTTTTGGCAGTAATACGGGGATCTAGCTGACGTAATGAGCCTGCCGCAGCATTACGTGGATTAGCAAAAATTTTACCATCATTACGCCGGGCTTCTTCATTCAGTTTTTCAAACCCCCGATGGGTCATAAAAACTTCACCGCGAATTTCAATCCGCTCAGGAATATTATCGCCGGTTAAACGCAGCGGAATTGCTCGAATAGTACGAATATTAGCAGTAATATTTTCGCCGGTTGTACCATCACCCCGCGTAGCTGCTTGTACCAGTTCACCCTGTTCATATAACAAGCTAACCGCTAAACCATCTAATTTAAGCTCACAACAAAATGTCAACTGGCTATTATTTTTTAAACGATCATGCACTCGTTTATCAAAAGCTAAATAACTCTCTTCATCAAAAACGTTATCTAGTGACAGCATCGGTATTTCATGGCGTACCTGCTCAAAAGCCGTCAATGGCGCAGCACCAACTCGTTGTGTTGGCGAATCAGCCGTGATCCATTCTGGATGCTCAGCCTCTAATTTTTTCAATTCCTGCATCAACCGATCATATTCTGCATCAGGTATTTCAGGCGTATCTAATACATGATAAAGATATTCATGATGCCGTAATTGCTGTTTAAGCCGCGCAAGATAATTTTGTTGTTCTTTCATTATTCACCATACAACTAAAGACAAAACCCCCGCTATCACGGGGGTCGATTACTAATCAAGCTATGATTTAAGTTAATGCATTTCTAATTCGGCTATGATATACCTCAATCATTTGGGGAGTCAGCATTTTGCGATCTTCATCAAGCACGACACCACCAACATCAGCCGCAATACGTTGTGCTGCTTGCAACATCAACTTGAAGTTTTGTGCTGAATCACCATATGAAGGTACCATCATAAATATAGAAACACCTGGTGTGGTGAAATCAGACATGGCCTCTGGCTCAAAAGAACCGGGTTTGACCATATTGGCTAAGCTAAATAAAATCTGCCCAGAACCAGAAGGATCAACATGACGATGAAATATCTGTTTTTCACCAAACTGAAAACCCGATTGAAAAATACTTTGTAACAACAGATCACCACCTAAAACTTGACCTTGCAGTGCCGCAACATGTAAAACAACCACAATATCTTTTTTATTAGCCTCAGGGACTAATTTACTGTGTTGTTTTTCTCCATCAGGATGTTCAACTTCACCAACCACATGTTGGTTGCTTTCTACTGTGTTTGCTACGAAAGATCCTTCTCTTTCTTCACTATTCATTGAATTTAGCGCAGGCTCCGAAATTTCCAGTTCAAGCTGTTTAGTTTGAACACTTTTTTCTTGCTTAGCACCAGATCCAATTTCTACATCAGTATCAGCTAAACGTGGATCATCATTAGGTGTTTTAACGACCTTAGATGATTCAGATTTTTGGGAAGCAAATTGTTCATTTGCCTCCTGACGAGTCAATTTAGATGCTAATTGTTGTGCCTCCACTGTTTTATCGCCAAGCGATGGCGAGCTTACACTCTCAGCAGTATCCTGAGTAGGTTGCTTACGGCGCTTCATAGGGCGATCTTTAAATAGCTTCGAACGCTCTTTACGACTTGTCCAAAAGCCATGTAACAGTAAAGCTATTATAGCTATCGCACCAACGACCACTAATATTAGACGCAAATCCTGCATCGCTCTATCTCTGTTGTTTGAAAATAATCGCCACCATGGCGCTATCATTATATTAAGAGTATTTGCCAATAACGTTAAGTGCAACCCTCTACATAATTTTCTTACAAAAAGTTAGATATTTATTCTTTTTTTGCTGCTTTTTTAGCCAACAAAATACTAGCCAGCTAAAAATCCTATCTATATGATACAAGATCAAACCTAAAGGAGAAAATATGAAGTATGATTAATTCAATAAAATCACTAAAAACTGCGAACGGTTTCTATTATTTTGCTCAAGGATGGCAGCTAGTTACTCGCCCTGGTATAAGGCGTTTCGTTATTTTACCTCTATTAGCAAATATTATTTTACTTGGTAGTGCCTTTTGGTGGCTTTATAGTAAATTAGGCGACTGGATCCAAACGTTACTCTCGTATGTTCCCAGCTGGATGCAGTGGTTAAGTTATCTAATATGGCCTATTGCGGTGATCTCGATTTTGCTTATATTTGGCTACTTCTTTAGTACTATCGCCAATTTTATTGCTTCTCCTTTTAATGGCTGGTTAGCAGAAAAATTGGAAGCGGAATTAACGGGAACACCGGCACCTGATACCAGTTTTGCGGTACTTATTGCCGACATACCGCGAATCTTAGCGCGGGAAGTAACCAAATTATGCTACTACCTTATTCGCGTTATTCCGTTGCTTATCCTGTTTTTTATTCCTGGTATTGCGCAGACAGTCGCTCCAATTCTATGGTTTTTATTTGGTGCTTGGATGATGGCAATTCAATACTGTGATTATCCTTTTGATAATCATAAAGTAAAATTTGATCAAATGAAGTTGGCACTTGGCAAGAATCGAACAACCAGTATCCAGTTTGGTGCATTAGTCAATTTGTTGACCATGATCCCAATTATTAATTTGGTTATTATGCCTGTTGCAATCTGTGGTGCAACAGCAATGTGGGTTGATCTTTACCGTCCGCGACATACCAGCTATTAACTCAAACGCTGAAGTTAGCTAAAATTTCTTACACTGACTTCAGCTATTCTCAGATGGCAACAATAATCATAAAAATGATGGTAGCTATTTGATGCTAATAACTACAATCAGCTAAAAAATTGTGCTTAATTTGCTGAAAAATAATTATAAACTGCCACTAAATATTCCGTTATGAAAGTTAGTAAAATTCATCAAAGTGCGATAACTACCTGTCCAATAGAACAATAGTATAAATTTTTATTTCCAAAATAATTCGCTTAGCGTATGGTGATTAGTACTATATTTAGGCATGTTTATAGCTTCTGAAAAATACTAAGGACGATCGATGAGTAACATCTATGAAGATAACTCGCTAACTATTGGTCATACTCCATTAGTTCGTTTGAAACACTTTGGTAGCGGAAATTTGTTAGCAAAAATCGAATCACGTAATCCGAGTTTTAGCGTAAAATGCCGTATTGGCGCAAATATGATTTGGGACGCAGAAAAAAAAGGTCTGTTAACCCCTAAATTATCCAAATTAGTAACCAATAAAACATTAATCGAGCCGACCAGTGGCAATACCGGGATTGCCCTGGCTTACGTAGCCGCTGCACGCGGGTATAAGCTTACCTTGACTATGCCTGAAACAATGAGCCTTGAGCGGCGTAAATTATTAAAAGCGCTTGGTGCTAATCTAGTCTTAACTGAAGGTGCTAAGAGCATGAAGGGCGCTATTGAAAAAGCAATCGAAATTGTTGCCGGTGCACCCGATCAATACCTTCTTTTGCAACAATTTAATAATCCGGCCAATCCTGAAATTCACCAAAAAACAACTGGACCTGAAATTTGGCAAGATACTGATGGTCAAATCGCTGCTGTCGTCGCGGGAGTTGGTACCGGTGGTACAATTACTGGCATTGGCCGTTATCTAAAAAAAACAGTAGGCGGTGAAGCCATTAAAATGATTGCTGTTGAGCCCGCCGCATCACCAGTAATAAGTCAGACATTAGCTGGTAAAGAAATAAAACCTGGTCCACATAAAATCCAAGGCATAGGCGCTGGTTTTATCCCTGATAATCTTGATCTTTCACTTATTGATGATGTATTTGCTATTAGCGATGACGAAGCGATACAAACCGCTCGCCTAATTATGCAGAAAGAAGGTATTTTAGCCGGTATATCATCCGGCGCAGCGGTTGCCGCAGCGGTAAAATTAGCCGCAAAACCAGAATTTCAAAATAAAAATATTGTGGTTATTTTACCTTCTTCCGGTGAACGTTATTTGAGTACCGATTTATTTTCTGCTGCCAAACCAAGCTAACGACTTTTTATGAGCACAATTAGCTAAAAAAGCACTTTAAAAGTGCTTTTTTTGTGTCATAGATCAAAGTTTAGTGTGTATTAAGATGATTTCTTGAAACGAGTTTAGTATTTAAGTCATTAATTATTTCGACAATCGAAATTAATCAAAAAATGAGCAGTGAAAAATTTAACAACAGGACATAAACTAGGCAAATTATCATGTCTGGCTATAATGTCGATATAGATAAAATTTATGATTGATAATCTAATGAAAACGTTTTTCTTTTATTATCACTGAAAAGTAATACGCAAATCCAAATTATTTCAGCTAATATATTTTGGATTTACTAATAAAAAAATATTAAGTTTGTTGAGGGAAATAATATGTTCCAACAAGAAGTCACCATCACAGCACCTAATGGTCTTCACACTCGCCCGGCGGCCCAATTTGTCAAAGAGGCAAAAAGCTTTTCTTCTGAAATTACGCTTACTTATAACGGCAAATCGGCAAGCGCAAAAAGTCTATTTAAACTGCAAACACTCGGCCTGACTCAGGGGACTGTTGTCACGATTTCTGCCGAAGGTGAAGATGAGCAGAAAGCGGTAGAACATCTGGTTAAGCTAATGGCTGAATTGGAGTAATGACATACGGGCAATATAGCATTTATTTTCTATTTTTTATCCCTGGATACCTTTATCCGGGGATATCTATTTAACCGTAAGTATTAAAGCCATAGTCCTATGAGCTAACTATTTTTCGCCCATTGGTAGTAAGGTAACATTTATGATTTCAGGAATTTCAGTATCACCAGGTATCGCCTTCGGCAAGGCATTAATTCTTAAAGAAGCGCCAATTGTTGTCAATCAAAAGAAAATTTCTGATGAACAAATTGACAGTGAAATTAACCGCTTTATTGCTGGACGCGAAAAAGCAATAGAACAATTAAAAACGATAAAAAAAACCGCAGAAAAAAATCTTGGTGAAGAAAAAGCGGAAATATTTGAAGGTCATATAATGCTGCTTGAAGATGAAGAACTTGAGCAGGAAATTCTTTCTTTCATAAAAAAAGAGCATAAAACTGCAGATGCAGCAGCGCAAAAAGTGATTGAAGAACAGGCCACAGCATTAGAAGAATTAGATGACGAATACCTTAAAGAGCGTGCCGCTGACGTCAGAGATATTGGTAAACGCCTACTAAAAAATATTCTAGGATTGCCTATTGTTGATCTTGGTTCAATTACAGAAGAAGTTATTTTAGTTGCAGCAGATCTTACCCCCTCTGAAACAGCACAATTAAACTTGCAGAAAGTGCTTGGTTTTATTACCGATTTAGGCGGACGCACTTCCCATACTTCAATTATGGCCAGATCGCTGGAAATTCCGGCTATTGTTGGCACAAGCAATGCAACCAAGCACATCCAACAAAATGATTATATTATTTTAGATGCTATCAATAATCATATTTATCAAAATCCATCTGATAGTGAAATTGACAAGCTTAAACAAATTAAAGAAGAATATTTACGTGAAAAAAGCGAGCTCGCAAAATTAAAAGATTTGCCAGCAATAACTTTAGATGGTCATCAAGTTGAAGTTTGCGCAAATATTGGTACTGTACGTGATATAGAAGGCGCTGAGCGTAATGGCGCTGAAGGGGTAGGATTATATCGTACTGAATTTCTGTTTATGGATCGCAATAATTTACCTAGCGAAGAAGAACAATTTCAGGCTTATAAAGCGGTCGCAGAAGCCATGGATCCACAAGCTATTATTATTCGTACCATGGATATTGGTGGGGATAAAGATCTTCCCTATATGAACCTACCGAAAGAAGAGAATCCTTTTCTTGGCTGGCGAGCAATTCGTATTTCTCTTGATCGCAAAGAAATCCTTCATGCTCAATTACGTGCTATTTTAAGAGCCTCTGCCTTCGGTAAACTACGTATTATGTTTCCTATGGTTATTTCTGTGGAAGAAATTCGTACCTTGAAAGAAGAATTAGCAATACTTAAAAAGCAGTTAAGCGAGGAAAAGCACGCTTTCGATCAATCGATTGAAGTTGGAATAATGATTGAAACACCAGCGGCTGCAGTTATTGCTCATCATTTAGCAAAAGAAGTTGATTTTTTCAGTATCGGAACCAATGATCTAACACAATATACCTTAGCCGTTGATCGCGGAAATGATCTGATTTCTCATCTTTATAATCCAATGTCTCCTTCCGTGTTAAAACTTATTAAACAAGTTATTGATGCTTCTCATTTAGAAGGCAAGTGGACAGGTATGTGTGGTGAGCTTGCTGGTGATGAACGTGCTACACTATTATTACTTGGTATGGGATTAGATGAGTTTAGTATGAGTGCAATCTCAATCCCAAGTATTAAAAAAATTATTCGAAATGCAAATTTCAAAGATGCAAAAACATTAGCAGAACAAGCTCTTAATCAACCGACAGCGAAGGAATTGATGGATTTGGTTGAAACATTTATTAAAGAAAAAACACTTTGCTAAAATCATCAACCAACTCTTGACCCCATAAGAAAACAATTAATTAGGAGAAGATCCATGGGTCTGTTTGACAAACTCAAATCACTGGTTTCAGATGATAAAAATAGCACTGGTAATATCGATATTATTGCCCCAATTTCAGGTGAAATTGTTAATATAGAAGATGTTCCAGATGTTGTTTTTGCCGAGAAAATTGTTGGTGATGGTATTGCTATCAAGCCTACTGGTAACAAAATTGTGGCTCCAGTTGATGGGACGATTGGTAAAATATTTGAAACCAACCATGCATTTTCTATTGAATCAGATAATGGTATTGAGTTATTTGTCCACTTTGGTATTGATACAGTTGAGTTAAAGGGCGAAGGATTCACTCGCCTAGCAGAGGAAGGGCAAAAAGTACAAAAAGGTGATTTAGTACTTGAACTTGATCTTCCTCTATTAGAAGAAAAAGCAAAATCGACATTAACACCTGTGGTTATTTCTAATATGGATGAAATAAAAGAGCTAATTAAACTAACTGGCTCTGTCATTGTAGGTGAAACCGTTATTATGCAGATCAAAAAATAAACTATAATTCTTCCCTTCATAAATTATTTATGAAGGGAATTTCTTCTCTATTTCACGACTTAGTAACAAGAACTATTTCCTATAAGCAACAATTTGTCTTTAATGTTATTTAATTCAATTAAATAACCCGGTGGAAAGATAGCGATCCCCTCTATCACAAATAATAGTCACAATAACCGCTCCAGGATTTTGTTTAGCTACACGCAATGCACCAGCCACCGCGGCTCCTGAACTAACACCACAAAAGATGCCTTCATCTATTGCTAGGTTTTTCATCATCAGTTCTGCTTCTATCTGAGTGATATCCAATATTCTATCAACTTGTTCAGATTTGAAAATACTTGGAATATAATCTCGAGACCAACGCCGAATTCCTGGAATATAGCTATTTTCAGCTGGCTGCAAACCAATAATTTCTATTTTATTTGATTTAGATTTTAAATATTGGCTAACACCGGTAATTGTCCCAGTTGTACCCATGCTTGAGACAAAATGCGTGATCTGCCCCGCTGTTTGGCACCAGATTTCAGGGCCTGTCGTCATAAAATGGGCTAACGGATTATCAAGATTATTAAATTGATCAAGTACCTTTCCTTCATACCGAGCTTGCATCCGTAATGCAAGATCACGTGCCCCTTCCATTCCTTCCGCTTCACTAACCAAAACTATTTCAGCACCATAAGCTCGCATCACTAACTGACGTTCAATACTCATATTTTCCGGCATTAATAATTTTAGTTTATATCCTTTTATGGTGGCTATCATTGCCAATGCGATCCCAGTATTACCACTAGTTGCTTCAATTAAGGTATCACCAGGTGTAATTTGACCGCGCTTTTCTGCTTGCTGGATCATAAATAGGGCAGCTCTATCTTTGACAGAACCGGCAGGATTATTACCCTCTAGTTTTACCCAAATTTCAGCATCCCTATTTTTAGTCAATCTTTTTAGTTTAACTAATGGCGTATTACCAATAAAATTTTCCAAATAAGTCACATTATTTACCTGATTATTTTTATAATAAAGAATAAAATAACGCTGATATCATCATTCTAAACAAAAATATCTAAAAATCCCGGCAATTAATTTATAATATGCCAAATTAATTAAAGAATGTAATAATTGATTCTTTATGTCATGCTTTGATAATTTACTACTAAATTAAATTATTATTGTGCTGACCAAATAATACCACTAACTTTCCAATTGACTAAAACATCATTTGATGGCACTAAATTTTTAGGACCACTCCATTTGCCAGTAAAACGATATATGACATGGGTAGATTGGGGAGAAACACAATTGATGGTTAACATATTGGTTTGATTTGGATCAGGGTAACAACTACCTTGCACTGCATTTTGGTAGATTTGCGAAAATGGGGTGCCTATTTGTGTCTCCCACACTGTTTTAATATCTTCATCCATTATTTCAATTCGTTTAACTTCGCCCTTTTCAATACCATAAATGACTATCTTTTCTTGATCATTTTTTATGCCTTGAAAAAGAGACATTAACTGCCCCTGTTCAATTTGCATTCCAGAACGAAAATAGTATCGCTTATCTAACGCTGCGGCAATAATCTGTTCTTTCATCGGGGTCATTTTATTAATCTGACCAACACCAGTAGCAGAAATTTTAACTGAACTAGCAAACCAATTCATTGGATATAAATTTGACCATGAAATACTGCTACATCCTGTTAATGATAATAGACTTGTTACGAATAACACTCTAAACCAATTTACTCGGCTGTTCCCAAAAAGTTGTGGCATAAAAACCCCTTAAATCAATTTACAACATAATAAAAAAAGTAAAAAAATTAATAATTTTATTTAAAATATGTTTATAATATTTAAAGTTAACAGCATGATAGAATACAAGTTAATAATCTACAAACAAGCAAGGAAAACAAGCCTTTTACAACTATAAAGGCAAATTAATTTTTATTAATCTGACAATTTTGAAATAACTCAGCAATACCGATAAAAAAGTTTTCCAAAAAATAAATTAATAAAATTTTATATCAAAAAAGAGAAATATTGCTATCATCAAATTAATTGAATTGCTCACTCAAATGCCTGATCATCAATTAATCGTTTAGTATATAAAATATTTTCCTGCTGCAACTCTTCGTAAGCCATTTTCTCACACATACAGATGGTAGCATCATTTTCTTCGGGTACTAAAAACATAATTTGTGGGCAACCTTTAGCAATTAATTTTTTTTCTAAACGACTAATTAATGCATTGGCAATCCCTCTACCACGATATTCAGGGTGAACAGCTAAATAATATGCAGAGCCTTGATAACCATCGTATCCTCCCATGATAGTACCAACAACTTCACCTGCCATTTCAGCGACTAAAAAAAGATCTGCGCCCGATAACATCTTACGCTCAATATCCGCTTCAGGATCTCTATCTGTTTGGATTAGCTGACAAAGCTCCCATAGTGTGATGATTTCTTCAAAATCATCTTGCCGAAAGGTTCTTATTTCCATATTTTCTTACCTAGTTAGCGAGGAATAAAGATTTGCATTCTTATTATCTAAACAAGAATGATAGTTGCAAAATAAAATGAATAAAATAGCGCCGAAAATGTTGATTTTATACCTCATAAATCATTATTTCACTTTTAACTAATTTAATTTATTTACAATAAATCATAGAGTTATTACTTAAACCTATTATTCTATTCACTTAACTCCGTGCTCGATAGCTTTTTAATACCAAGTAATTTAAATTTACTAAAATAATAATACCAGTACTAAATAATTGTAGAATTTTATTCTTTAAAATTAATTTTATATAAAATCCATTCTGACGATAAGAAAATAGATAAATACTTCCGCTTTTTAACTGAAATTGTTGAGATTAACTTTACTAGCCAATAATTATAGTATTAACCATAGACTCAAACTGACAACAACGACAGTTTTTAAATAGACTGCGATTCACATACTTAACTAACGGAAATATGCATCACTCTACTATTAGTATCAATAAGCAATCATGTTTAATATTTTGCTAGCGTTATTGCCATACTACCAGATCCAATCAATAACAAAATGCACTCAGACAGCATTAAGTGTATAATTAAACGCTAATCTCCTGCTCTAATAATAATCAAAATTAAACTTATGAATATACCTGATATTAATGCAGTGAAAGCATTTCTTCTCACTTTGCAAGATAAGCTGTGTCAACAACTTGAGCATGTCGATAACAACGCTAAATTTGCCGAACAAAACTGGCAACATAAACACAAAGGAGGAGGTCGGAGTCGTATATTAAAAGATGGGACAATTTTTGAGCAAGCGGGAGTTAATTTTTCACATATAAGTGGTGAGCAATTACCTACTTCTGCCTCAGAAAATCGCCCACTACTAGCAGGACGTCGCTATCAAGCAATGGGCGTTTCTTTAGTTACGCATCCACTCAACCCTTATATTCCAACAGCTCATGCTAATGTCCGTTTTTTCATTGCAGAAAAACCAGGTGAACCATCAGTATGGTGGTTTGGTGGTGGATTTGATTTAACTCCCTATTATGGTTTTGAAGAAGATATTATACACTGGCATAAGACTGCACAGTCTGTCTGTTTACCTTATGGAAAAGAAATTTATCCCAACTATAAAAAATGGTGTGATCGTTATTTTTTTATCGAACATCGCAATGAACCACGGGGAGTTGGTGGTCTTTTCTTTGATGATTTAAACCAACCTGATTTTACTACCTGCTTTCACTTTGCTCAGGATGTAGGTAACGGTTTTCTTAATGCCTATTTGCCGATTGTTGAAAA from Arsenophonus sp. aPb includes these protein-coding regions:
- the ligA gene encoding NAD-dependent DNA ligase LigA, which produces MKEQQNYLARLKQQLRHHEYLYHVLDTPEIPDAEYDRLMQELKKLEAEHPEWITADSPTQRVGAAPLTAFEQVRHEIPMLSLDNVFDEESYLAFDKRVHDRLKNNSQLTFCCELKLDGLAVSLLYEQGELVQAATRGDGTTGENITANIRTIRAIPLRLTGDNIPERIEIRGEVFMTHRGFEKLNEEARRNDGKIFANPRNAAAGSLRQLDPRITAKRPLAFFCYGFGLLAGGQLPASQYQCLMQFKKWGLPVSDKIALCQNSQQVLAYYHQIEHARLGLGFDIDGVVIKVDPLQLQEELGFVARAPRWATAFKFPAQEQITLLHDVEFQVGRTGAITPVARLEPVQVAGVTVSNATLHNADEIERLGVHIGDTVVIRRAGDVIPQIVNVLADRRPIDSREIRFPIHCPVCGSAIERIEGEAVIRCTGGLICAAQRKGALKHFVSRRAMDIEGMGDKIIDQLVDKEYVTTAADLYRLNLDILARLERMGLKSAQNLINALDKSKQTTLARFIYALGIREVGEATASNLAAHYTTLTSIMAADIESLKKVQDVGEIVAKHIVNFFHEQHNRDVVNQLVNEIGISWPAMPAKKTDSPFTGKTIVLTGTLNRLTRDELKDKLILLGAKVTGSVSKKTDLVIAGEAAGSKLAKANELGIKIINEDELIALLEEH
- the zipA gene encoding cell division protein ZipA; translation: MIAPWWRLFSNNRDRAMQDLRLILVVVGAIAIIALLLHGFWTSRKERSKLFKDRPMKRRKQPTQDTAESVSSPSLGDKTVEAQQLASKLTRQEANEQFASQKSESSKVVKTPNDDPRLADTDVEIGSGAKQEKSVQTKQLELEISEPALNSMNSEEREGSFVANTVESNQHVVGEVEHPDGEKQHSKLVPEANKKDIVVVLHVAALQGQVLGGDLLLQSIFQSGFQFGEKQIFHRHVDPSGSGQILFSLANMVKPGSFEPEAMSDFTTPGVSIFMMVPSYGDSAQNFKLMLQAAQRIAADVGGVVLDEDRKMLTPQMIEVYHSRIRNALT
- the cysZ gene encoding sulfate transporter CysZ, giving the protein MINSIKSLKTANGFYYFAQGWQLVTRPGIRRFVILPLLANIILLGSAFWWLYSKLGDWIQTLLSYVPSWMQWLSYLIWPIAVISILLIFGYFFSTIANFIASPFNGWLAEKLEAELTGTPAPDTSFAVLIADIPRILAREVTKLCYYLIRVIPLLILFFIPGIAQTVAPILWFLFGAWMMAIQYCDYPFDNHKVKFDQMKLALGKNRTTSIQFGALVNLLTMIPIINLVIMPVAICGATAMWVDLYRPRHTSY
- the cysK gene encoding cysteine synthase A, coding for MSNIYEDNSLTIGHTPLVRLKHFGSGNLLAKIESRNPSFSVKCRIGANMIWDAEKKGLLTPKLSKLVTNKTLIEPTSGNTGIALAYVAAARGYKLTLTMPETMSLERRKLLKALGANLVLTEGAKSMKGAIEKAIEIVAGAPDQYLLLQQFNNPANPEIHQKTTGPEIWQDTDGQIAAVVAGVGTGGTITGIGRYLKKTVGGEAIKMIAVEPAASPVISQTLAGKEIKPGPHKIQGIGAGFIPDNLDLSLIDDVFAISDDEAIQTARLIMQKEGILAGISSGAAVAAAVKLAAKPEFQNKNIVVILPSSGERYLSTDLFSAAKPS
- the ptsH gene encoding phosphocarrier protein Hpr is translated as MFQQEVTITAPNGLHTRPAAQFVKEAKSFSSEITLTYNGKSASAKSLFKLQTLGLTQGTVVTISAEGEDEQKAVEHLVKLMAELE
- the ptsI gene encoding phosphoenolpyruvate-protein phosphotransferase PtsI, with translation MISGISVSPGIAFGKALILKEAPIVVNQKKISDEQIDSEINRFIAGREKAIEQLKTIKKTAEKNLGEEKAEIFEGHIMLLEDEELEQEILSFIKKEHKTADAAAQKVIEEQATALEELDDEYLKERAADVRDIGKRLLKNILGLPIVDLGSITEEVILVAADLTPSETAQLNLQKVLGFITDLGGRTSHTSIMARSLEIPAIVGTSNATKHIQQNDYIILDAINNHIYQNPSDSEIDKLKQIKEEYLREKSELAKLKDLPAITLDGHQVEVCANIGTVRDIEGAERNGAEGVGLYRTEFLFMDRNNLPSEEEQFQAYKAVAEAMDPQAIIIRTMDIGGDKDLPYMNLPKEENPFLGWRAIRISLDRKEILHAQLRAILRASAFGKLRIMFPMVISVEEIRTLKEELAILKKQLSEEKHAFDQSIEVGIMIETPAAAVIAHHLAKEVDFFSIGTNDLTQYTLAVDRGNDLISHLYNPMSPSVLKLIKQVIDASHLEGKWTGMCGELAGDERATLLLLGMGLDEFSMSAISIPSIKKIIRNANFKDAKTLAEQALNQPTAKELMDLVETFIKEKTLC
- the crr gene encoding PTS glucose transporter subunit IIA, whose amino-acid sequence is MGLFDKLKSLVSDDKNSTGNIDIIAPISGEIVNIEDVPDVVFAEKIVGDGIAIKPTGNKIVAPVDGTIGKIFETNHAFSIESDNGIELFVHFGIDTVELKGEGFTRLAEEGQKVQKGDLVLELDLPLLEEKAKSTLTPVVISNMDEIKELIKLTGSVIVGETVIMQIKK
- the cysM gene encoding cysteine synthase CysM: MTYLENFIGNTPLVKLKRLTKNRDAEIWVKLEGNNPAGSVKDRAALFMIQQAEKRGQITPGDTLIEATSGNTGIALAMIATIKGYKLKLLMPENMSIERQLVMRAYGAEIVLVSEAEGMEGARDLALRMQARYEGKVLDQFNNLDNPLAHFMTTGPEIWCQTAGQITHFVSSMGTTGTITGVSQYLKSKSNKIEIIGLQPAENSYIPGIRRWSRDYIPSIFKSEQVDRILDITQIEAELMMKNLAIDEGIFCGVSSGAAVAGALRVAKQNPGAVIVTIICDRGDRYLSTGLFN
- a CDS encoding RpoE-regulated lipoprotein, giving the protein MPQLFGNSRVNWFRVLFVTSLLSLTGCSSISWSNLYPMNWFASSVKISATGVGQINKMTPMKEQIIAAALDKRYYFRSGMQIEQGQLMSLFQGIKNDQEKIVIYGIEKGEVKRIEIMDEDIKTVWETQIGTPFSQIYQNAVQGSCYPDPNQTNMLTINCVSPQSTHVIYRFTGKWSGPKNLVPSNDVLVNWKVSGIIWSAQ
- a CDS encoding GNAT family acetyltransferase, with product MEIRTFRQDDFEEIITLWELCQLIQTDRDPEADIERKMLSGADLFLVAEMAGEVVGTIMGGYDGYQGSAYYLAVHPEYRGRGIANALISRLEKKLIAKGCPQIMFLVPEENDATICMCEKMAYEELQQENILYTKRLIDDQAFE